The Halobacterium sp. CBA1132 genome has a segment encoding these proteins:
- a CDS encoding ABC transporter ATP-binding protein encodes MTVLEGEHLTKNFGGIVAVDDVSFSIEKGETVGLIGPNGAGKSTLFRLISGVQAPTEGTVYLDGEDITGMSPHEICHRGLVRTHQIVHPFENLTLVENAAVGAEFGGRKSVDPEERAHEALEFVGLDDMAHTTPDELSVGALKRLEIARALATDPEVLLFDEVAGGLDTDETEAIVELIREIADRGKTVFLIDHVMRALMSVSERVFVLDNANLIATGTPDEIQNDRRVIEAYLGEEAGDAIGDTADAGAD; translated from the coding sequence ATGACCGTACTCGAAGGCGAGCACCTCACGAAGAACTTCGGCGGTATCGTCGCCGTCGACGACGTCTCCTTCTCCATCGAGAAGGGGGAGACCGTGGGCCTCATCGGGCCGAACGGCGCCGGCAAGTCGACGCTGTTCCGACTCATCTCCGGCGTCCAAGCGCCGACCGAGGGGACCGTCTACCTCGACGGCGAGGACATCACCGGCATGTCCCCCCACGAAATCTGTCACCGCGGACTCGTCCGCACCCACCAGATCGTCCACCCCTTCGAGAACCTCACGCTCGTGGAGAACGCCGCCGTCGGCGCGGAGTTCGGCGGGCGGAAATCCGTGGACCCCGAGGAGCGCGCCCACGAAGCCCTAGAGTTCGTCGGCCTCGACGACATGGCGCACACCACGCCTGACGAACTCAGCGTCGGCGCGCTCAAGCGCCTCGAAATCGCCCGCGCGCTCGCGACCGACCCCGAAGTCCTGCTGTTCGACGAGGTTGCGGGCGGCCTCGACACCGACGAGACGGAGGCCATCGTCGAACTCATCCGCGAAATCGCCGACCGCGGGAAGACCGTCTTCCTCATCGACCACGTGATGCGCGCGCTGATGTCCGTCAGCGAGCGCGTGTTCGTCCTCGACAACGCCAACCTCATCGCCACGGGTACGCCCGACGAGATTCAGAACGACCGCCGCGTCATCGAAGCCTACCTCGGGGAGGAGGCCGGCGACGCGATTGGCGACACCGCCGACGCCGGCGCGGACTAA
- a CDS encoding SLC13 family permease: protein MTTESTRSGVLRGAFDPAWLSLPVGVVAAAAVLLYAPVATNMATMLAITVFSISLWVGAPVAPWLTGLLAIGLVGVSFSTDLALTGFESAATWLVVLGILLGEATRESGLATAVERTALGVLPGDATSDATTTYRNLLVVLSAAALGFVVLVPSSLVRVLILGPILISVGKRFTDRSARVGLFLGPLFVTYYAGTGILTGSLANIIINGLLQANAGVSIGWMEWAVWLGPVMWVGRGALITVIAYVLYRPDDSGAIEAPDAEETDETPSEARRMMAFLLVGVAIWATDSIHGLHPLYGALAVTVLAFTPRVGVVGVDAVEDANFSIVFFLGAIFAIAAGLQQTGFTDVAADAILATFPQDASLAVALGFLALASLALTFLMEGLAVASVLTPVLVAFAEGAGLPLGPVVMTEAVALNAYFFPYQSAVLVAILGLDVVDSVELIKMAALCSLATLLLLLPIQIGIFAVGF from the coding sequence GTGACGACTGAATCGACGCGGTCGGGCGTCCTCCGCGGGGCGTTCGACCCAGCGTGGCTCTCGCTGCCGGTCGGCGTAGTCGCGGCTGCCGCCGTCCTCCTGTACGCGCCCGTCGCCACCAACATGGCGACGATGCTCGCAATTACGGTCTTCTCCATCAGCCTCTGGGTGGGCGCGCCCGTGGCGCCGTGGCTCACCGGCCTGCTCGCAATCGGACTCGTCGGCGTCTCGTTCTCGACTGACCTCGCGCTCACCGGCTTCGAGTCGGCGGCCACGTGGCTGGTCGTCCTCGGTATCCTCCTCGGGGAAGCCACCCGAGAGAGCGGACTCGCAACCGCCGTCGAACGCACCGCACTCGGCGTGCTCCCCGGGGACGCTACCTCGGACGCGACGACCACGTACCGGAATCTGCTGGTCGTGCTGTCCGCGGCCGCGCTCGGGTTCGTCGTGCTGGTGCCGTCGTCGCTGGTGCGCGTGCTCATTCTCGGCCCAATTCTCATCTCCGTCGGCAAGCGCTTCACCGACCGCAGCGCCCGCGTCGGCCTCTTCCTCGGGCCGCTGTTCGTCACCTACTACGCGGGCACCGGCATCCTCACGGGGTCGCTGGCGAACATCATCATCAACGGGCTGCTGCAGGCGAACGCCGGCGTCTCCATCGGCTGGATGGAGTGGGCCGTCTGGCTCGGCCCCGTGATGTGGGTCGGTCGCGGCGCCCTCATCACGGTCATCGCGTACGTCCTCTACCGGCCCGATGACTCGGGCGCAATCGAGGCACCCGACGCCGAGGAGACGGACGAAACTCCCTCGGAGGCCCGCCGCATGATGGCGTTCCTGCTCGTTGGCGTCGCCATCTGGGCGACGGACTCCATTCACGGCCTCCACCCGCTGTACGGCGCGCTCGCCGTCACCGTCCTCGCGTTCACGCCGCGCGTCGGCGTCGTCGGCGTCGACGCCGTCGAGGACGCCAACTTCTCCATCGTGTTCTTCCTCGGCGCTATCTTCGCCATCGCCGCCGGCCTCCAGCAGACCGGCTTCACGGACGTCGCCGCCGACGCCATCCTCGCGACGTTCCCGCAGGACGCGTCGCTCGCCGTCGCGCTCGGATTCCTCGCGCTCGCGTCGCTGGCGCTGACGTTCCTCATGGAGGGACTGGCGGTCGCGAGCGTGCTGACGCCCGTGCTCGTGGCGTTCGCCGAGGGCGCCGGTCTCCCCCTCGGTCCCGTCGTGATGACCGAAGCGGTCGCGCTCAACGCGTACTTCTTCCCCTACCAGTCCGCCGTGCTGGTCGCTATCCTCGGTCTCGATGTGGTGGACTCGGTGGAACTCATCAAGATGGCGGCGCTGTGTTCGCTGGCGACCCTGCTGTTGTTGTTGCCGATTCAGATCGGCATCTTCGCAGTGGGGTTCTAG
- a CDS encoding UbiA family prenyltransferase has product MTAEPRTARALLANVKPTFMLPAVGLAAAGSALAPSVSLPLAAAHAAAVATALYTAHVVDDYVDAHVRGEHAPVLSATTAKVAAVASSIAFVALAALLWTAGARAAVAATLPLWTLAVLHAPALDKHPVTVTVDYPVGVALAFAGGALAQTGRLAPGVAAVAVVLAVSLSGLKVSIDRLDREFDRSVDKRTLPVLLGDRTSTRVAAGIHVSAAALVVGFVAAAVLPALALVAAVAALADAALAVTVAPRRSARAQMALAYPLTAALLAGQCANAGCAAAEIAGLAG; this is encoded by the coding sequence GTGACCGCCGAACCCCGCACCGCCCGCGCACTCCTCGCGAACGTCAAGCCGACGTTCATGCTCCCCGCAGTCGGCCTCGCCGCCGCCGGGAGCGCGCTCGCGCCCAGCGTCTCGCTCCCGCTGGCCGCCGCCCACGCCGCGGCCGTCGCCACCGCGCTCTACACCGCCCACGTCGTCGACGACTACGTCGACGCTCACGTGCGCGGCGAACACGCCCCGGTACTCTCTGCGACCACCGCGAAGGTCGCCGCAGTCGCGTCCTCGATTGCATTCGTTGCACTCGCCGCGCTCCTCTGGACCGCCGGCGCCCGCGCGGCCGTCGCCGCGACGCTCCCGCTGTGGACGCTCGCAGTCCTCCACGCGCCCGCCCTCGACAAACACCCGGTGACCGTCACCGTCGACTACCCGGTCGGCGTCGCACTCGCGTTCGCCGGCGGCGCCCTCGCCCAGACCGGCCGCCTCGCGCCCGGCGTCGCCGCCGTCGCTGTCGTTCTCGCCGTCTCGCTGTCTGGACTGAAGGTCTCTATCGACCGCCTCGACCGGGAGTTCGACCGTAGCGTCGACAAGCGTACGCTCCCCGTGCTGCTCGGGGACCGAACGAGCACGCGTGTCGCCGCCGGGATTCACGTGTCCGCCGCCGCGCTCGTCGTCGGTTTCGTCGCGGCCGCCGTCCTGCCCGCGCTCGCGCTGGTCGCTGCCGTGGCCGCCCTCGCCGACGCCGCGCTCGCCGTCACTGTCGCTCCGCGCCGGTCGGCGCGCGCGCAGATGGCGCTGGCGTACCCGCTGACGGCGGCGCTGCTCGCGGGGCAGTGCGCGAACGCCGGGTGTGCAGCCGCCGAAATCGCGGGACTGGCAGGCTGA
- a CDS encoding class I adenylate-forming enzyme family protein — translation MHYLEAFERSVRVHGDDTAILTDDGRSFTYDEFDRRSTELTNAVTDAVGDAPLAVLALNGPAAAEAMITGHKRGAPTVQLSFRGTAGELVDMVETAGADALLFDDANADTAVDVIDGADLSVGFHAGSKDVDHPDVLDYEETLDAAASTLPDHLPADGKTNIFYTSGTTSTPKAVAFDGEQMWTGAYQGVMEHGIAQTDLSIVTTPWYHMVTSDAWLYPHWMAGATVLMHPDFDPVEVLELVEDNDATGLLAVPTQLSLLNDVQENEADPYDTSTLSYIRTGGSVVTEELVERTSTYLSDQLYNTYGMTEGGPNFTFAHPSVQADHPGTIGKESFSWELRVVETAPITEHPDPEAEVEPGEQGEIIARGPGVPDGYIDNPEAEEKSFFDEWLRTRDVAEVDEDGFLYITDRVDNMFISGGENIYPAEVERAIDGHPAVAETLVFGRDDPEWGKKVTAIVVAEADVDAEELDDFCCKHDSLANYKRPREYVIREEPLPRTDTGTVQRQQAIDRHFD, via the coding sequence ATGCACTACTTGGAAGCATTCGAGCGGAGCGTCCGCGTCCACGGCGACGACACCGCCATTCTCACTGACGACGGCCGGTCGTTCACGTACGACGAGTTCGACCGCCGGAGCACCGAACTCACGAACGCCGTCACCGACGCGGTCGGTGACGCCCCGCTCGCCGTCCTCGCGCTGAACGGGCCGGCGGCGGCCGAAGCGATGATTACCGGGCACAAGCGAGGCGCGCCGACCGTGCAGTTGTCCTTCCGGGGGACGGCCGGCGAACTCGTCGACATGGTGGAGACGGCGGGCGCCGACGCGCTCCTCTTCGACGACGCCAACGCCGACACCGCCGTCGACGTCATCGACGGCGCGGACCTCTCGGTCGGGTTCCACGCCGGGTCGAAGGATGTCGACCACCCCGACGTTCTCGACTACGAGGAGACGCTGGACGCCGCCGCATCCACGCTCCCCGACCACCTCCCGGCGGACGGCAAGACGAACATCTTCTACACGAGCGGCACCACGTCCACGCCGAAGGCCGTCGCGTTCGACGGCGAACAGATGTGGACCGGCGCGTACCAGGGCGTCATGGAGCACGGTATCGCCCAGACGGACCTCTCCATCGTCACGACACCGTGGTACCACATGGTCACCTCGGACGCGTGGCTGTACCCACACTGGATGGCGGGCGCGACCGTCCTCATGCATCCGGACTTCGACCCCGTCGAAGTGCTCGAACTCGTCGAGGACAACGACGCCACCGGCCTGCTCGCAGTGCCCACGCAGCTGTCGCTGCTCAACGACGTCCAGGAGAACGAGGCCGACCCCTACGACACGAGCACGCTGTCGTACATCCGGACGGGCGGCTCCGTCGTCACCGAGGAACTCGTCGAGCGCACGTCGACGTACCTCTCGGACCAACTCTACAACACGTACGGGATGACCGAGGGCGGCCCGAACTTCACGTTCGCGCACCCGTCCGTGCAAGCCGACCACCCCGGCACCATCGGCAAGGAGTCGTTCTCGTGGGAACTGCGCGTCGTGGAGACGGCGCCCATCACCGAACACCCCGACCCCGAGGCGGAGGTCGAGCCGGGCGAACAGGGCGAAATTATCGCGCGCGGCCCGGGCGTCCCGGACGGCTACATCGACAACCCCGAGGCCGAGGAGAAGTCGTTCTTCGACGAGTGGCTTCGCACCCGCGACGTCGCGGAAGTCGACGAGGACGGCTTCCTCTACATCACGGACCGCGTGGACAACATGTTCATCAGCGGCGGGGAGAACATCTACCCCGCGGAAGTCGAGCGCGCCATCGACGGCCACCCCGCGGTCGCCGAGACGCTCGTGTTCGGCCGTGACGACCCCGAGTGGGGGAAGAAAGTCACCGCTATCGTCGTCGCGGAGGCCGACGTCGACGCCGAGGAACTCGACGACTTCTGCTGCAAGCACGACTCGCTGGCGAACTACAAGCGCCCCCGAGAGTACGTCATCCGCGAGGAGCCGCTGCCGCGCACGGACACCGGCACGGTCCAGCGCCAGCAGGCAATCGACCGGCACTTCGACTGA
- a CDS encoding FAD-binding and (Fe-S)-binding domain-containing protein → MASNEHGVPGHDATPPAADGRSEYDYVSDNVERPGLVDDLEARVAGEVRFDTYTRQLYATDASAYEVTPVGVVFPENTDDVASVVDYCATREIPVLPRGGGTSLAGQTVNEAIVLDFQRHMDGIIDIDPDGREAHVQAGAVLEDLNQRLAPHDLKFAPDPAAGDRSAVGGAIGNNSTGAHSLKYGKTDAYVEECDVVLADGSTATFGEIEVDELRERADADADDLLPRIYAGVVDVIDDHGDEVEARFPDMKRNVSGYNFDRLVDEARDGTVNLARLLAGSEGTLAVITEATVSLESVPETKSVTLLTYESVVDAVSDVTHVLEHDPAAVELIDDTLIDLASDTAEFEDVTALLPEGTRAALLVEFYAEDDEDGREKTAGLVEDRLSEGDDRFAFDALEAHGDEERATYWKLRKSGLPILLGRTSDAKHISFIEDAAIPPEHLPEFVTRFQEILEDNDTFASFYAHAGPGVLHVRPLIDTRSDADLAAMEDIADRVTDMVVEFGGSVSGEHGDGRARTQWNHKLYGDELWAAFRDLKTAFDPDWLLNPGQVCGDVSMTENLRFGPDYDFDAGFDAELNWDNENGLRGMVELCHGCGGCRTEQDTTGGVMCPTYRAADEEITSTRGRANMLRQAMSGDLPDDPTGDEFAEEVLDLCVGCKGCAKDCPSEVDMAKMKAEVTHERHQREGASVRDKLFANVDSLAALGSATAPVSNLVSKVPGARTLMEKTVGIASERTLPTFERETLKDWFDARGGTTVPAGDADRKAVLFPDTYTNYAHPEIGKAAVRVLEAAGVHVDLADRTDSGRPAHSKGFLDKSRETARKNVAALEPRVRDGWDVVLVEPSDAVMFQSDYLDLLSGDAVETLAANTYGVCEYLDVFRLDEEAEWSAPEASLSYHGHCHQKATKKDHHAVGVLRRAGYATDPVDSTCCGMAGTFGYESEHHAMSEAIGDILVDQLDDSEGELAVAPGASCRTQLGDMLDEDARDAAGLVPEDGESPPTPVELLAAAVQN, encoded by the coding sequence ATGGCATCTAACGAGCACGGCGTGCCGGGGCACGACGCGACGCCCCCCGCGGCGGACGGCCGATCGGAGTACGACTACGTCAGCGACAACGTCGAACGCCCCGGTCTCGTCGACGACCTCGAAGCCCGCGTCGCCGGCGAGGTGCGCTTCGACACGTACACCCGCCAACTGTACGCGACCGACGCCTCCGCCTACGAGGTGACGCCCGTCGGCGTCGTCTTCCCCGAGAATACCGACGACGTCGCGTCGGTCGTCGACTACTGCGCCACCCGCGAGATTCCCGTGTTGCCCCGCGGCGGCGGCACCAGCCTCGCGGGACAGACGGTCAACGAAGCCATCGTCCTCGACTTCCAGCGGCACATGGACGGCATCATCGACATCGACCCCGACGGCCGGGAAGCCCACGTGCAGGCTGGCGCCGTCCTCGAAGACCTGAACCAGCGACTCGCGCCCCACGACCTGAAGTTCGCGCCCGACCCCGCCGCGGGCGACCGGAGCGCCGTCGGCGGCGCCATCGGGAACAACTCCACGGGCGCGCACTCCCTGAAGTACGGGAAAACCGACGCCTACGTCGAGGAGTGCGACGTCGTGCTCGCGGACGGGTCAACGGCGACGTTCGGCGAAATCGAGGTCGACGAACTCCGCGAGCGCGCGGACGCCGACGCTGACGACCTGCTGCCGCGCATCTACGCGGGCGTCGTCGACGTCATCGACGACCACGGCGACGAGGTCGAAGCGCGCTTCCCGGACATGAAGCGCAACGTCTCCGGCTACAACTTCGACCGCCTCGTCGACGAAGCCCGGGACGGCACGGTGAACCTCGCGCGCCTGCTCGCGGGCAGCGAGGGGACGCTGGCCGTCATCACGGAGGCGACCGTCTCCCTCGAATCCGTCCCGGAGACGAAGTCCGTCACCCTGCTCACGTACGAGAGCGTCGTCGACGCCGTCTCGGACGTCACGCACGTCCTCGAACACGACCCCGCGGCGGTCGAACTCATCGACGACACGCTCATCGACCTCGCCAGCGACACCGCGGAGTTCGAGGACGTGACCGCACTCCTCCCCGAGGGGACGCGCGCCGCGCTGCTCGTGGAGTTCTACGCCGAAGACGACGAGGACGGCCGCGAGAAGACCGCTGGCCTCGTCGAGGACCGACTCAGTGAAGGCGACGACCGCTTCGCGTTCGACGCGCTGGAAGCCCACGGCGACGAGGAGCGCGCGACCTACTGGAAGCTACGGAAGTCCGGGCTCCCGATTCTGCTCGGGCGCACCAGCGACGCGAAACACATCTCGTTCATCGAGGACGCCGCCATCCCGCCCGAGCACCTCCCGGAGTTCGTCACGCGCTTCCAGGAGATTCTGGAGGACAACGACACGTTCGCGTCCTTCTACGCGCACGCCGGCCCCGGCGTCCTGCACGTCCGCCCGCTCATCGACACCCGGTCCGACGCCGACCTCGCCGCGATGGAGGACATCGCCGACCGCGTCACCGACATGGTCGTGGAGTTCGGCGGGTCGGTCTCGGGCGAACACGGCGACGGCCGCGCGCGCACCCAGTGGAACCACAAACTGTACGGCGACGAACTCTGGGCGGCGTTCCGCGACCTCAAGACCGCCTTCGACCCCGACTGGCTGCTGAACCCCGGGCAGGTCTGCGGCGACGTCTCGATGACCGAGAACCTCCGCTTCGGCCCCGACTACGACTTCGACGCGGGCTTCGACGCGGAACTGAACTGGGACAACGAGAACGGCCTCCGCGGCATGGTCGAACTCTGCCACGGTTGCGGCGGCTGCCGCACCGAGCAGGACACCACGGGCGGCGTGATGTGTCCGACCTACCGCGCGGCCGACGAGGAAATTACGTCGACGCGAGGTCGCGCGAACATGCTCCGGCAGGCGATGAGCGGCGACCTGCCCGACGACCCGACCGGCGACGAGTTCGCCGAGGAAGTCCTCGACCTCTGTGTGGGCTGTAAGGGCTGCGCGAAAGACTGCCCCAGTGAGGTCGACATGGCGAAGATGAAAGCCGAAGTCACCCACGAGCGCCACCAGCGCGAGGGCGCCAGCGTCCGCGACAAGCTGTTCGCGAACGTCGACTCCCTCGCGGCGCTCGGCAGCGCCACCGCGCCCGTCTCGAATCTCGTCTCGAAGGTGCCGGGCGCTCGCACGCTCATGGAGAAGACCGTCGGCATCGCCAGCGAGCGCACGCTCCCGACGTTCGAGCGCGAGACCCTCAAGGACTGGTTCGACGCACGCGGCGGCACGACCGTCCCCGCCGGCGACGCCGACCGGAAGGCCGTGCTGTTCCCGGACACGTACACGAACTACGCGCACCCCGAAATCGGGAAGGCCGCCGTACGGGTGCTGGAAGCCGCGGGCGTCCACGTCGACCTCGCCGACCGCACCGACAGCGGCCGGCCCGCCCACTCGAAGGGGTTCCTCGACAAGTCCCGCGAAACGGCTCGGAAGAACGTCGCGGCGCTCGAACCCCGCGTTCGCGACGGCTGGGACGTGGTGCTCGTCGAGCCCTCCGACGCCGTGATGTTCCAGTCCGACTACCTCGACTTGCTCTCGGGCGACGCCGTCGAGACGCTCGCCGCGAACACGTACGGCGTCTGCGAGTACCTGGACGTGTTCCGGCTGGACGAGGAGGCTGAGTGGAGCGCGCCCGAGGCGTCGCTGTCCTACCACGGTCACTGCCACCAGAAGGCGACGAAGAAAGACCACCACGCGGTCGGCGTGCTGCGCCGCGCGGGCTACGCGACCGACCCCGTCGACTCGACGTGCTGCGGGATGGCGGGGACGTTCGGCTACGAATCCGAACACCACGCCATGAGCGAGGCCATCGGCGACATCCTCGTCGACCAACTCGACGACAGCGAGGGCGAACTCGCGGTCGCGCCGGGCGCGTCCTGTCGCACGCAACTCGGCGACATGCTCGACGAGGACGCCCGCGACGCCGCCGGCCTCGTGCCCGAGGACGGCGAGAGCCCGCCGACGCCTGTCGAACTGCTCGCCGCCGCCGTCCAGAACTAG
- a CDS encoding IclR family transcriptional regulator produces the protein MPNGPTTRTGVKSDETLFAVLAAVREADGAGVTELADRLDVAKSTVHNHLATMREHGFVVKRDGKYHLGLALFDYGQSVRNGRSVYRAARPVVDDLVASTGEMVWLFTPENGRVMYLYGGAGETGIDVNTILGSWDYMHCTSGGKAILAHYSEAEVDAVVERHGLPARTPNTVTDREELDAELATVREQGYALNLGEDLEGIHALAVPLRYEDDIVGSLAVAGPAHRVSRERCETDLLERLRASTNDIELNLAYS, from the coding sequence ATGCCAAACGGACCCACGACGCGGACGGGGGTGAAATCCGACGAGACGCTGTTCGCGGTGTTGGCGGCCGTTCGGGAGGCCGACGGCGCGGGCGTCACGGAGCTCGCCGACCGCCTCGACGTCGCGAAGAGCACCGTCCACAACCACCTCGCGACGATGCGCGAGCACGGGTTTGTCGTCAAGCGCGACGGGAAGTACCACCTCGGACTCGCGCTGTTCGACTACGGGCAGTCGGTCCGGAACGGCCGCAGTGTCTACCGCGCGGCCCGCCCGGTCGTCGACGACCTCGTGGCGTCGACCGGCGAGATGGTGTGGCTGTTCACCCCGGAGAACGGCCGCGTGATGTACCTCTACGGCGGCGCCGGCGAGACCGGTATCGACGTGAACACGATACTCGGCTCGTGGGACTACATGCACTGTACGTCCGGCGGGAAGGCGATTCTGGCGCACTACTCGGAGGCGGAGGTCGACGCGGTGGTCGAGCGCCACGGACTCCCCGCGCGCACCCCGAACACGGTCACGGACCGCGAGGAACTGGACGCGGAACTGGCGACGGTCCGCGAGCAGGGGTACGCGTTGAACCTCGGGGAGGACCTCGAAGGCATCCACGCGCTCGCGGTGCCGCTGCGCTACGAGGACGACATCGTGGGGTCGCTCGCGGTCGCGGGGCCGGCCCACCGTGTGAGCCGCGAGCGCTGCGAGACCGACCTGCTGGAGCGGCTGCGGGCGTCGACGAACGACATCGAACTCAACCTCGCGTACTCGTAG
- a CDS encoding MBL fold metallo-hydrolase — MITEPAPDVYDVTLAESNGGRYRVFVFDGDVPTLVDAGLEGMTETVADALADLGIEPERLVVTHGDGDHVGGLHGLVDRYDLETWLPEDLDVEGHEPDHRFGDGDDVGQFTAVHTPGHAPEHHSLVDEDSGVAVIGDALFGADSRGLPEGYFVLPTGYYSENLNEADESLGKLLDFDFDVGLVYHGESVTENASEKLDSFVNFAGKPS, encoded by the coding sequence ATGATTACGGAGCCAGCACCCGATGTCTACGACGTGACGCTCGCGGAGTCCAACGGCGGCCGCTATCGCGTGTTCGTCTTCGACGGTGACGTGCCGACGCTCGTGGACGCCGGCCTCGAAGGGATGACTGAGACGGTCGCGGACGCCCTCGCGGACCTCGGCATCGAGCCGGAGCGCCTCGTCGTCACGCACGGCGACGGCGACCACGTCGGCGGCCTCCACGGCCTCGTGGACCGCTACGACCTCGAAACGTGGCTCCCCGAGGACCTCGATGTCGAGGGTCACGAACCGGACCACCGCTTCGGGGACGGGGACGACGTCGGCCAGTTTACGGCCGTCCACACGCCCGGTCACGCGCCCGAACACCACTCGCTGGTGGACGAGGACAGCGGCGTCGCCGTCATCGGGGACGCGCTGTTCGGCGCGGACTCGCGCGGCCTCCCGGAGGGGTACTTCGTGCTGCCGACCGGCTACTACTCCGAGAACCTCAACGAGGCAGACGAGTCGCTGGGGAAGCTACTGGACTTCGACTTCGACGTCGGCCTCGTCTACCACGGCGAGAGCGTCACGGAGAACGCAAGCGAGAAACTCGACTCGTTCGTGAACTTCGCCGGGAAGCCGAGTTAG
- a CDS encoding gamma carbonic anhydrase family protein: MLRAYDGTTPTVAESAYVDERATVIGNVEIGPEASVWPGAVLRGDHGRIEVGERANVQDNATLHEHAVLAAGATVGHNAVVHDATVGERSVVGIGAVVLDDAEIGAGSVVGANSTVTEDTEIPGGVLAVGTPAEVRQELEGDFWAGAGDRYAELAKQYAGTTRVVEDGPVLPE, encoded by the coding sequence ATGCTTCGAGCTTACGACGGCACGACGCCGACGGTCGCCGAGTCGGCGTACGTCGACGAGCGCGCGACAGTCATCGGGAACGTGGAAATCGGGCCGGAGGCGAGCGTGTGGCCGGGCGCGGTGTTGCGCGGCGACCACGGCCGCATCGAGGTGGGCGAGCGCGCGAACGTGCAGGACAACGCGACGCTGCACGAGCACGCCGTCCTCGCGGCGGGCGCGACGGTCGGCCACAACGCGGTCGTCCACGACGCGACGGTCGGCGAGCGCAGCGTCGTCGGCATCGGCGCGGTGGTGCTCGATGACGCCGAAATCGGGGCGGGCAGCGTCGTTGGTGCGAACAGCACGGTCACCGAGGACACCGAGATTCCGGGCGGCGTGCTCGCTGTGGGGACGCCCGCGGAAGTCCGACAGGAACTGGAGGGGGACTTCTGGGCGGGCGCGGGCGACCGCTACGCGGAACTGGCGAAGCAGTACGCCGGGACGACGCGTGTCGTCGAGGACGGCCCGGTGCTTCCGGAGTGA